In Streptomyces venezuelae, the sequence GGGCTGCCTGGTGTCGCCGAGTCCGTGGATTCCGTACGCAAGGCCGTGGACCGCGTCTACGGGCACCGGGTGATGCGCCGCCGCAGCGGTGAGATCACCTCGGAGGCCGCCCTGCGCGGCGCCCGCGGGAGTGCGGCGCTGTCCGGTGCGGACTGGGCGCTGGAAGAGGTGCGCCGCCGCACCGACTTCGGGTCGGAGCCCGAAGCGCTGACGGTGGGTGCGGCGCTGCGGCTCACGGCGGAGGCAGGCCAGCTGCTGAGTATCTGGCGGCAGTCGCCGCTGCGGGTGCTGGCGCGGTTGCATCTGGTGGCGTGCGGGTCGACGGCGGACGGTGACGTGGTGGGCCGCCCCCGGCTGGCCGGCGAGCCGGTGACCGAGCCCCTGGTCGAGCTCCCGCTGCCGAGTGCCGAGGAGGTGGCAGGCCGGCTCGACGGGCTTTCCCGTCTGATCATCGCGGGCGGCTCGGCCCCGGCTCTGATCACGGCCGCGGTGGTGCACGGCGAACTGCTGGCGCTGCGTCCGTTCGCCTCGTGCAACGGGCTGGTCGCACGGGCGGCCGAGCGGATCGTCCTGATCAACAGCGGGCTGGATCCGAAGGCCATCTGCCCGGCGGAGGTCGGCCACGCCGAGCAGGGGAGCGACGCCTACCTGGCCGCTTTCGAGGGCTACGTCTCCGGGACGGCGGAGGGCATGTCCGCCTGGATCGCGCACTGCGGCCGGGCGGTCGAGCTCGGCGTCCGCGAGTCGACGGCGGTCTGCGAGGCCCTGCAGCGCGGCGCGGCCTGAGCCGGTCGTTCCGCCCGCCCGTCAGGCCGTGTGACCGGGGCTTCCGCGCCCGGACCTGGGGGCTTTCGGGCCCGGACATGGGTTGCGGCGACACCGTCTTGCTTTGGTGTCGCCGCTGGCATTCACGCCCAGTTACCAAGCGTCCTCGATAGTTGCCCATCAGGTCGGGGTCTTTGCCCGTCACCTGGTGCGGCTGGCCCGTAATCGACGGGTCGACGTCGCGTGGGTGCTCGGCGCTCATGCTTCGGTCCGTGGGCCTTACTGCGTTTTAAAGATGATCCTCTCGGATGTTCTTTGGTCTCGCGGGCCGTTGCTTTATTTGTACTCCGCTTCGGAGCCATGCGAAACCCCTCGCTCCACTTTTTACTTTCCGGGGCGACGAGGGGCGAACCGGACAGGCCTTATCCGCGCAGGTCAGGACATTCAGACAGAACGAGCCGCGGCCAGCGCATGGGCGCGGCGCCGGCTCGCGTACCAGACCAGCCCGGCCGTGGCGGCTGCCGCCCCCACGGCCGCCGCGGCGACGAGGGCGGGCCGGGCGGGCATGGACAGCCCGGGGAGACGCTGCTTCAGCCGCACGGGCCGGTTGAAGACCAGGACCGGCCATTCGCGTGCCACGGCTTCCCGCCGCAGTGCCCGGTCGGGGTTGACGGCATGCGGGTGTCCGACCGCTTCGAGCATCGGGACGTCGGTGGCCGAGTCGCTGTAGGCGTAGCAGCGGGAGAGGTCGTACCCCTCGGACTCGGCGAGCTCGCGCACCGCCTCCGCCTTGGTGGGTCCGTAGGCGTAGTACTCGATCTCGCCGGTGAAGCAGCCGTCCTCACCCACGACCATGCGGGTGGCGACGACCCGGTCCGCGCCGAGCATCTCGCCGATGGGTTCGACGACTTCCGCGCCGGAGGTGGACACGATCACCACGTCGCGGCCCGCGGTGTGGTGGGCCTCGATCAGGGACGCGGCCTCGTCGTAGATGATCGGGTCGATGAGGTCGTGCAGGGTCTCGGCGACGATCTCCCGCACCTGCTGCACGTTCCATCCCTTGCAGAGGGCGGACAGGTACTCCCGCATTCGTTCCATCTGGTCGTGGTCGGCGCCGCCGGCCAGGAAGATGAACTGCGTGTACGCGGTGCGCAACACGGCTCGCCGGTTGATCAGGCCGCCTTGGTAGAAGGACTTGCTGAACGTCAAGGTGCTCGACTTCGCAATGACCGTCTTGTCCAGGTCGAAGAAGGCTGCGGTGCGAGGCGAGGAGTGCGGCAAGGGCTGATTTTCCACGCCCCGAGCATATGCGCCCACCATTCGGCGTAAGGTGTGGCGCGTGGGTTTGCCTGAGAAGGCTCTCGGGTACACCATGGAAGTCACGGATCGTTCGCGACCGTGCTAACCCGGTCTGGCTCCTCCCCCCCCCGAGTCGGACCGTGGGGACGACCCCCGCTCTCCCCCCCGGCGGGGGTCGTCGCATGTCCGGACGCGGTTCGCGTCCCTGCCTTCGGCCCCAAGTGACCATCCTCCGGCCCCTCCTCTTGTGCGGGGCCGTCGCGGCGAAGGCCCTCACCACATCAGACTCGTGACGGTGCGTAGCGGTTCCGCCGCGCTCCGGAACTCACCTGAGAGGGTGACGGGGTTATTCACAACCGATGGGTTGTCCACAGTTATCCGACAAGATCCACTTCTTTTTCCTGATCGCTGCACGGTGATTCCAGCCGCGAAGTCCGTGGCGGAAGCATTTGCAGCGAGAAGGGGGCGGAGATCGTGGCTCGATCGAAGTCGTGTGAAACGCCGGAGTCCGTGGTCGGCGGAAGGGGGACGGGGGTCGGGGCGGGCCCGGGACCCGGATCCGTGGCCGGATCCGCACCCGGGGGCGGGCGGCCGCTCATCATCACCGAGGACCCGCTGCTGCTCGACGATCTGCTGCGGCTGTGTGCCGCGGCGGGCGCCGAGCCGCACGTGCACCACGCGGTTCCCGGGCACGGCGGGGCGGGCGGGGAGACAGGGGGCGCGGGATGGGAATCCGCACCGCTCGTGCTGGTCGGCGACGACGCCGCCCGGCGGGTGCGCGGGGCGCCGCGCAGGGCGGGCGTGTTCCTCGTCGGCCGGGACCT encodes:
- a CDS encoding oxidoreductase is translated as MSSASDPLAPVAGLPGVAESVDSVRKAVDRVYGHRVMRRRSGEITSEAALRGARGSAALSGADWALEEVRRRTDFGSEPEALTVGAALRLTAEAGQLLSIWRQSPLRVLARLHLVACGSTADGDVVGRPRLAGEPVTEPLVELPLPSAEEVAGRLDGLSRLIIAGGSAPALITAAVVHGELLALRPFASCNGLVARAAERIVLINSGLDPKAICPAEVGHAEQGSDAYLAAFEGYVSGTAEGMSAWIAHCGRAVELGVRESTAVCEALQRGAA
- a CDS encoding HAD family hydrolase — its product is MVGAYARGVENQPLPHSSPRTAAFFDLDKTVIAKSSTLTFSKSFYQGGLINRRAVLRTAYTQFIFLAGGADHDQMERMREYLSALCKGWNVQQVREIVAETLHDLIDPIIYDEAASLIEAHHTAGRDVVIVSTSGAEVVEPIGEMLGADRVVATRMVVGEDGCFTGEIEYYAYGPTKAEAVRELAESEGYDLSRCYAYSDSATDVPMLEAVGHPHAVNPDRALRREAVAREWPVLVFNRPVRLKQRLPGLSMPARPALVAAAAVGAAAATAGLVWYASRRRAHALAAARSV